The following are encoded together in the Corticium candelabrum chromosome 1, ooCorCand1.1, whole genome shotgun sequence genome:
- the LOC134198154 gene encoding uncharacterized protein K02A2.6-like, translating to MYWPPRADKEFKEVTPTNVILVMHNKAQVRPKGSAWLIIERNGHAYKANFTVVPGKVTPLLSLKSSQQMGLVKIMDCDTVTSQSLSTLKEQNDRLTVVRTDEILRRYSDVFENLGCLRGEYSIELYKEATPSVNPPRKTPAPLREAAGKELDRLTKEDIIAQVTEPTEWVSSMVTVRKKNGQVRICLDPKELNKAMKRSHYPTPTIEKVATRLTKAKVFTVLDAKSGFWQIKLDEKSSYLTTFQTAFGRYRWLRMPFGIASAPEIWQRNGHQIIEGLNGVEVIADDFLIIVFGDTMSEATESHDRNLSAFLDRCRERNSKLTPDKVKLRLTEIPYIEHKLTAHGVQPDPSKVEAIVHMPMPTDTTSLKRALGMVTYLSKFLPRLSEVCEVLRQLDHKGVAWHWQEEHAKAWEEVKRLTTMTPVLAYYDVNKETTIQCDASSTGLGATLLQEGKPVCFASRALTTSERNSAQIEKELLAILFGCERFDQYIYAKHTTVESDHKPLEDITRKPMADVPKRLQRMLIRLQRYDIQLSHVQKRGDRIVIPISLRGSMVKKLHNTHLGVEGCLRRARESLFWPDTNAELKDFVRRCSVCDAYRPEQCREPLQPHEIPSRPWQKIDKLNDTLSTTVIHKVKGQFARHGIPEIVVTDNGPQFAGGEFERFATQWQFHHITTSPRYQQANGKVENTAKTCKSILKKAKETNQDVYMSLLDFHNTPFESIGSSPAQRLFERRTRTQTPISPRLLQPTARKGTDISDKLQSQATPSVELRQSLKEPPTACTRPKRENEKPGETTWSLAVCKRPAGHRSYIVESGGRQYRRNHRQLRTTEEDCRPSLLVSDDSEEDDDNEPDSDDVVPDRRDDVVPDRRDDTTSKQTTVPIHTPPPRTVQTVPDNKKTARGRTVKIPWKYRDYDMS from the exons ATGTACTGGCCACCGCGCGCAGACAAGGAGTTCAAAGAAGTGACACCTACCAATGTGATACTGGTAATGCACAACAAAGCTCAAGTACGTCCAAAGGGGTCGGCTTGGTTGATCATAGAGAGAAATGGACACGCATACAAAGCCAATTTCACTGTAGTGCCGGGAAAAGTGACACCTCTGCTAAGCCTCAAGTCAAGCCAGCAAATGGGTCTGGTAAAGATTATGGACTGTGATACCGTCACTTCTCAAAGTTTGTCAACACTCAAGGAGCAGAATGACCGGTTGACAGTAGTACGCACAGACGAGATCCTCAGAAGATACAGTGACGTGTTTGAAAACCTTGGATGTCTACGAGGAGAGTACTCAATTGAACTTTACAAGGAGGCCACTCCATCAGTCAACCCGCCACGTAAGACGCCAGCTCCGTTGAGAGAAGCAGCGGGGAAGGAGCTCGACAGACTGACTAAGGAAGACATCATCGCTCAGGTGACAGAGCCCACAGAATGGGTATCCTCAATGGTCACAGTAAGGAAGAAGAATGGTCAAGTGCGGATCTGCTTGGACCCCAAGGAGCTCAACAAGGCAATGAAGAGGTCTCACTACCCTACGCCCACCATCGAGAAAGTAGCCACACGGCTTACCAAGGCGAAAGTGTTTACGGTACTAGATGCCAAGAGTGGGTTTTGGCAGATAAAGCTGGATGAGAAGTCAAGCTACTTAACCACGTTTCAAACAGCCTTTGGCAGGTACAGATGGTTGCGGATGCCTTTTGGTATAGCATCAGCACCGGAGATATGGCAGCGGAATGGGCATCAGATTATAGAGGGCCTGAATGGGGTGGAAGTCATTGCAGATGATTTTCTTATTATTGTATTTGGAGACACAATGTCGGAGGCGACTGAGAGTCATGATCGCAATCTGTCAGCATTTCTTGACAGATGCAGGGAAAGGAACTCGAAGCTAACCCCAGACAAAGTCAAGCTCAGGCTGACTGAGATTCCATACATAGAACACAAGCTAACTGCCCATGGAGTGCAGCCAGATCCATCTAAGGTAGAAGCGATTGTGCACATGCCAATGCCCACTGATACCACTTCACTGAAACGAGCGTTAGGAATGGTTACATACCTCTCAAAATTTTTGCCACGCTTATCTGAAGTGTGTGAAGTCCTTCGTCAGCTAGACCACAAAGGAGTTGCATGGCATTGGCAAGAGGAACACGCAAAGGCTTGGGAGGAAGTGAAAAGACTGACTACAATGACGCCGGTTCTAGCATACTACGATGTCAACAAGGAAACCACAATCCAATGTGATGCTTCCTCGACTGGTTTAGGAGCCACCCTGCTCCAGGAGGGTAAGCCAGTTTGTTTCGCATCAAGAGCACTGACAACAAGTGAGAGAAATTCCGCACAAATCGAAAAGGAGCTCTTAGCAATCCTTTTTGGTTGTGAGAGATTTGATCAATATATCTATGCGAAACACACAACGGTAGAGTCTGATCACAAGCCACTCGAAGACATTACTAGGAAGCCCATGGCGGATGTGCCAAAACGATTACAACGAATGTTGATACGTCTTCAGCGCTACGATATCCAATTAAGTCACGTACAAAAAAGG GGAGACCGTATAGTTATACCAATATCCCTAAGAGGCAGTATGGTCAAGAAGTTACACAATACACACTTGGGAGTGGAAGGCTGCCTCAGACGTGCAAGGGAGTCGCTCTTTTGGCCTGACACGAATGCAGAACTGAAGGATTTTGTCCGGAGATGCTCCGTTTGCGATGCGTATCGCCCGGAGCAATGCCGCGAGCCCCTACAGCCACACGAAATTCCGTCTAGACCATGGCAAAAG ATCGACAAACTCAATGATACTTTGTCCACCACAGTTATCCACAAAGTCAAAGGACAATTTGCAAGACACGGTATTCCAGAGATTGTCGTCACGGACAATGGCCCGCAATTTGCCGGTGGTGAATTCGAGCGTTTTGCTACACAATGGCAGTTTCATCACATTACGACATCTCCCAGATACCAACAAGCTAATGGCAAAGTGGAGAATACCGCCAAGACCTGCAAAAGCATTCTAAAGAAAGCGAAAGAGACCAACCAAGATGTTTATATGTCGCTCCTCGATTTCCACAACACGCCATTCGAAAGCATTGGCTCATCCCCAGCTCAACGATTGTTCGAGAGACGGACGAGAACACAGACACCCATATCACCAAGACTGTTGCAACCTACAGCACGGAAAGGGACAGACATCTCAGACAAACTACAGAGCCAAGCAACGCCAAGCGTGGAACTACGACAAAGTCTCAAAGAGCCTCCCACCGCTTGCACCAGGCCAAAACGTGAGAATGAAAAACCTGGTGAAACAACATGGTCGCTTGCAGTGTGCAAAAGACCAGCAGGACACCGGTCGTACATAGTCGAATCAGGAGGTAGACAATACCGACGGAACCATCGTCAACTCAGAACCACCGAAGAGGATTGTAGACCAAGCCTACTGGTGAGTGATGACTCAGAAGAAGACGATGATAACGAACCAGACAGCGATGACGTTGTACCAGATAGACGTGATGACGTTGTACCAGATAGACGTGATGATACAACATCAAAACAGACGACCGTACCGATCCA